The DNA region CGGAGGTGGAGGACGACAGGTACATCGCGCGTGAGCTGGCCCTGGCGGCTAGGGAGATGATCGTCATGGGGTCGAGCCCAGAGGAGGCTCTGTCCCACAGCGCGGAGAGGGTCCCCAGCGTCACCTACCGCGAAACGGTGGAGATGCTGACTAGGTCGGCTAAGCTCACACAGAGGGTAGACGCTGTTTTGCTGGCGCGGCTGGACTGGCTTCTCCGGGCTAAGCAGATTAAGGCGCAGTCCCTTGTGAGGTCTATGTCGCTGATGTTCGAAATCTTCGTCGTCGTGACTATCCTCCTACCCACGCTCGTCTACATAGTCGCTCTCTCCCTTAGCCCACTCGGCGTCCTGGAGCTAGGAGGTCTGGCCCTCGATCCGCTGACTTTGATGTTGTTAATGAGCCTAATCTATATGCCCATAATGGGCCTAGTCTTCTACGTGATATTCGACTCGATGGCGCAGATATAGCACTCCACACGCCGCGCCCACATCTTCTCATCTCGTACAATTATAACTTAGATAGGCCTCGAAGAGCCGCGACTGGTACCGCGCTGAGTTAACGCCCCAACGCTGGGCGAGGTTTTGGGCCCTGTCTACGGTCGACTAGCACTGTACATCTACGCCGACTTGGCCGCCGGGCGCCCTCGCCGCGTTTATAACCCCCCTCTTTGTTTCTATAATAACGTCGAAGAACATATCAAAATCCTCGACGCTACGTAGAGAAATTACAAAAGCTGTACCTCTCTTAGCTATGTTATGTAAAACTTTTAAAAATACATACAAGCTCTCTTTGCCATACATAGTCTTCATTAATTCGAGACCACGTATAAACACGGCGTCGTATTTCTCTCCAGTCATTTTGTAGAGATGTGTCAGCAACTCCTCAAGATTCGGGTCAACCCCTACAGCCGGCACGCCGAATTTCCCCGCATACACTTGACCGCCGGCCATTATGCTAATAAACGCGACTTTCTTCCCCCTCTGCGCCAAGGAGTTGGCGGCTTTTAACATAAGCCAAGTCTTGCCAGAACCCATGTGACCAACGACGGCGTGCAAAACGCCTATGTACAACCCGCCGGTTGCTATGTCTAGACAAGTCCCAGTCTCTATAGGCTCAGTCGGCTTCGCCTCAGATGGCTCAGTCTTGAAGAGTACAAAGCCAAGTCCCTCAGCAATTATATACGGCACGGCGTACCCAGCCCTCCCCCCTCTTATCTTCCTCACCACCATCTCTCTATACGCGCCGTAGGGCCTTACGTCGTAGACAAGCTCGATAACGTTATCCGCTACGTAGGCGACTTTCTCGGCAACCTCCTTCTCAGCGGTGACAATCACGTCGATGCCGCTCTGCTTAATTACCCTATACACCACGTTGTGGATAATATCAATATTACCGCTACCTAGAAATTCTGTGATAGAGTCTATGACAAGGACGCCTGGCCTTTCTTTTATGACAGAGTTTACTAAGGTATCGAAGAAAGGCTCGGGATCCGCAAGAGGCGCCTCCCAGTATACAAGCCCCTCTCCGAAATTGTAGCCCAACGCCGACATGTTGCTTCTAAATGTGGCCTCGTCCTCGAAAGCAGAGACCCAAAACACCTTGTCATAGTTGTGGTAGACGTAGTGAGCCGCAAAAGTGGTCTTCCCCGCGCCGGGCGGCCCGTATACTAAGGTGACCCCTCGCAACTTCATACGGCCTCCGCCATGGCCCTTCCCAAGAATTCATTAACCTCTTTAAGATCTACACGGCGGCCACTTCTCAGCAACCAGTCATAGAACATGTTTATAATTAAATCGGCGTTGTGCCTCCCCATGGCGTCTACAAGAACTCTGTACACACCACGCGGGTTATATTTTATTATCTCCTCTACTGTTTTGCCTGTTATACGTAACACGCGGTAGCGAATAAGAGCTCTAAGGGATACTGGTAGAGATTCCCAGAATTTCAAGAGGGCGTCACTAACGGCATTCACCTAAATCAATATAAACAAAGTATTTTAAGTTTTTTGGTATAGGCGTCATTATATACAAAATATGAAGTTGTTTTTAGAAGAATTTACTAAGCAGTAAACATTTCGATTTCACCTATTGGCGTTTTTGAGGAAGAGAGCAGGCCATAGTAGCTGACCTCACAGACCTCCAAGGCTTCTTGGCCCTAGCGGCTGTATTTTTTCTTGGGGTGGCTTATGAGGAGCCCGGCGTTGCGGAGCTGTACTTGGGCGCCCTCTCTGGCCGGCTCCAAGCCCAGAGCCTTGGCCAGCAAGTCGCCGATCCATTGGTGCTCTAGGCACGTAATTACGTAGCTCTTGACTGGTAGAGGCGGCTTAGCCAGGCAACCAACCGCGGCCTCTACGCCGTACTTCACCACGGCCTCATCTCCCCCCTCGTCAAATATGACGAACTCCCTCCTAGGCTTGAGAAAGGCCTCTAGTCTTCTAACCAGGGGAGGCGGGCCTGTCACAACTATATTCTTTCTAAGCCCTAGGCCAAAGACGCAGGGACTTGCATATACGGCGACGGGGTCTTCAGGTATGTAAGCGCTGAGCTCGGCCTCGAGCGGGACGAGGCTTAGAGAAAGGCCCTCAAGCGCGGCCAGCACATCGTCGCTAAGCCTTACCTCTCTGCCTTCGAAATATGGGATGAGCAGGCGGTCTACTAGCTGTGCCGCTGCTTGTTCAGCCTCTGTGCACCTCCCCACGGGGAGGCCCTGCGGGATGCCCAGCTTCTTGAAGAAGAGGGGGGCCTCTCCCCTCCTATACGCCTCCGAGCACATGGCGCCTCTTGTTAACATCTCGCAGATCATAACAACGTCTGTCGACTACATGTTCATCACCTCGGCGTACCATCTCAGCAACTGCCAGCCGACGCCTTTGTACTTGGCTAGGGCGAATATGTGCTTAGCTGTAAGCGTCGCCACGCCCTTCTTTCCTTTCAGCTTTTCGTCGCATGTTATGGTGGAGAACACGGCGGCTTTCTCATTGTTCAGTCCCACGCCGGCTCTGACCGCTCCGCCTTTATCCACGCCCCAGATGAAGGAGAGGGACTTCACGTCGCCGTTTACTTCGTACTCTACCTCCACCCTCGGCCTGCCGTTTTCCCACTCCACCTTTACGTCCCTTATCACTGCTTTAACTCCCCTCTCCGGGTCCTCCGCAACCATCTCCCTGGGGTCTATGGTCTCGACCTCCTTCGCCGGCCTCAGATGCTCCTCGACGAGGTCGTAGAAGCCTCTCGCCTTTGCCATTTCTTCAAGGCGGCTTACGGCCCTTTCAGCCAACTTTACGCCTTGCCGCCTCAGCTCCTCAAGCTTCCAAAGGCCGGACGGCACCTTCAGACTGATGAAGCCTCTCTCTTCTTTCTCAGGCTTCTTGGCGGTGAAGTGCACCCCCTCCACAAAGCCTGCCTCCTTCAGCGCCTTGACTGCGGCATCGAAGGCCTCGGGAGAAGTCGGCTCGTATATTATCATCAGTCTCTTAGATGCGCCGCTTTTAATTTCCTCCTCTTTTAGGTTCACGTTTAGCTCAACGCCGGCTACCTCCACGACGTTGGGACCGGCTTCTATCTCCCTAAGAAGCCGGCCCCTCTGCTCCTTAGCGATCTTCTTGCTCTTGTACAGCTCCCCCGCAAGAGCACTAACCGCCTCCAGCAACTCGGGGCAGCGGATGGCCGTGATGGAGCCGGTGTACAGCTGAACATACCAAGTCCCGCCGTGCTCCCTAGCCTCCACGTCGGCACCGAGGGCGTTTAGTATTGCGACTAACCTCTCCGCCTTCTTGCGAGCGCCGCCAAAAGCGGCGTGTAGGCTCTTGCCGTCCCAACTAATGTTTATGTGGGCTATTTCATTCCCGGCTACGTCCTTGAAGTAGACGGTCGCCTTGGCTCCCCTTATGACGTGCTCGATCCTCATGTGCTTCTCCACGTATTCTCTTACGTGTTGCAACTTCTTAAATAGGTGGTCGGCGTACAGCTCCTGCTTTCTGTCAAACCTCCACAGCCAAGACAGCTCGTCCCACGCCTCCGCGAACGCCTCGGCGGCGTATTCGCGGCTGAAGAATATCCTCATCTTATCCTCCACGACGTTCACTTTCTCTGCGGCTATGCCGTACTTCGCTACCATGATTGTATA from Pyrobaculum arsenaticum DSM 13514 includes:
- a CDS encoding PaRep2b protein, which gives rise to MVAKYGIAAEKVNVVEDKMRIFFSREYAAEAFAEAWDELSWLWRFDRKQELYADHLFKKLQHVREYVEKHMRIEHVIRGAKATVYFKDVAGNEIAHINISWDGKSLHAAFGGARKKAERLVAILNALGADVEAREHGGTWYVQLYTGSITAIRCPELLEAVSALAGELYKSKKIAKEQRGRLLREIEAGPNVVEVAGVELNVNLKEEEIKSGASKRLMIIYEPTSPEAFDAAVKALKEAGFVEGVHFTAKKPEKEERGFISLKVPSGLWKLEELRRQGVKLAERAVSRLEEMAKARGFYDLVEEHLRPAKEVETIDPREMVAEDPERGVKAVIRDVKVEWENGRPRVEVEYEVNGDVKSLSFIWGVDKGGAVRAGVGLNNEKAAVFSTITCDEKLKGKKGVATLTAKHIFALAKYKGVGWQLLRWYAEVMNM
- a CDS encoding ATPase domain-containing protein, which gives rise to MKLRGVTLVYGPPGAGKTTFAAHYVYHNYDKVFWVSAFEDEATFRSNMSALGYNFGEGLVYWEAPLADPEPFFDTLVNSVIKERPGVLVIDSITEFLGSGNIDIIHNVVYRVIKQSGIDVIVTAEKEVAEKVAYVADNVIELVYDVRPYGAYREMVVRKIRGGRAGYAVPYIIAEGLGFVLFKTEPSEAKPTEPIETGTCLDIATGGLYIGVLHAVVGHMGSGKTWLMLKAANSLAQRGKKVAFISIMAGGQVYAGKFGVPAVGVDPNLEELLTHLYKMTGEKYDAVFIRGLELMKTMYGKESLYVFLKVLHNIAKRGTAFVISLRSVEDFDMFFDVIIETKRGVINAARAPGGQVGVDVQC
- a CDS encoding type II secretion system F family protein, which produces MKLLYELYRQSGLAFSYRRYVTAVIAVPLAAGASAGVVGWLLFGLAGGVALGAIGGLLSFAALLLYPVHLVSARRSHFENNLVYTLGVLLPLLAAGVPLGRAVTRLAEVEDDRYIARELALAAREMIVMGSSPEEALSHSAERVPSVTYRETVEMLTRSAKLTQRVDAVLLARLDWLLRAKQIKAQSLVRSMSLMFEIFVVVTILLPTLVYIVALSLSPLGVLELGGLALDPLTLMLLMSLIYMPIMGLVFYVIFDSMAQI